Genomic DNA from Brenneria izadpanahii:
TAGATAACTCAAGTACCTCTTTATCAAGCATTGTAATATTAGCTCGCTCATTCCAATTGCTAAGTGAACTATAATAGCTACCATTTTTATCTACTAAATAAAGCATAAAAGGAATATTATCGAAACATTTAGGTCGTATAGTAACCTCGAAATTTTTCCCCATCCATTTTACATCATTTATAAGATAATGATGTGGAGTAATTTCCCTTATCTCTTTTTTATTGACTAAATGCTTATAAGTCATTGAATTTATAAAATCATCTTCAGTTAGATCTTTTAAAAAAGCATTATCTAATGATATACTGCCAGTATTTATATCAAGCTCTAAATTAATCATATATCAATAACCTTTCCCGGAATAAGTAAATGTCTTGACTCTTCAGGTATGAAGAACTGTAATCCGCCACCATCGCCATATTGTTTATTAGCTAGAGCTCTCCCATATGCAACATCGATGTCCTCAGATACATAAAATGCTCTTACTTTTCCCCTAATCGGCCAACGCGGATCAAGCTTAACTTGCAGGGCTTCATGATACCCAATAGGATTTCCTTTATATTGTCTTACCGTTGGATAAGTAACTGTGTAAGAAGGCAACTGATCTCCGTTTGGATATAATGCATACAAAATTGTGCCTTTTTTCAATCTCCTGTTTTTGTACACATCAATACCAGGATAATCATCGTTAGCAGGTCCTTGCCATTTCGTTGCTTCTTTGGATGGATCTTTACATGTTTTTGCTAACCCCAACGGATCGATCCAAGTGAGGGGATTTGGGGCATAAGCATAAAGATTCAGTCCCCCGCCAGCCCTATGGGGTCCGTCGCAATAATCTATCCGACTTTCGGATCGTACTACCTGTTTCGGCTGTAAATTATCTTCATATCGTCGTCATAGTGCAGGAAATCGATCATGCTACCGCCCGCCCACGAGAAAGTTGACTATGGCTGAGATGCATTCTAAGTCAGACAGCGTGCTAAATAAAGCAGCTAAAACAGAACGTTACTACACGGTGGGATACGCCACGCAAAACGGCAGACCCAACCCGCCCTCCGCCATCAACCTTAAAGGCCGCTGGCTGGAAGAGTCGGGGTTTATGACCGGGATGCCGATAACGGTGACGGTTGAGTGGGGAAGGATAGTGATTGAGAGCGAAATTAATCTCTGATATCGCACATAATAAATAACAGATAAAAATAATCCGGAAGGATCTTGGAGATCGCTTCCGCATTTAATAACTATTTGTAGCTCACTTCACATTGGCCAATTACATCAAAAACATGATCGTAAGTACTTAAAATATAATGATCATCTTTTTCTTTATCGAATATTTTATCGAAACATGATTTCTTTGACAATTGATATTTTGATTCATCAATCATCGTAATAGTTAGGCTCTTTATATTTTTAAACTTAAAGCAAACTAAAGCTTCCTCACTTAAATCCTTGCTTGGTTGGCAAAACGACAAATCAAGAGAGGTTATTACCTCTATTTCCATAGGATACATATCTAATATGACGTTTTTTAAAATTAAAGCGTCTCTTCCATGTATTTCCCCATATATTGTCTCAATGGCTTGATTATTTACTGTTAGCATCTCACTCTTATCCCTTTTCCACCAGTTTTTGTTGAAAATCTATCATTTAGATTAATTGACTTCAAATCAGATTCAGTTGCCCAGACAGAAGGCATATTCTTTATACCAGCCTCTTTAGCTGCGTATAGTCGTCGATTATCTAAAGTAAATACGGAATGTTTATTTGCACCTTGTGAGATTAATCTTTCTTGAATGTTAGTAGGTAAATCAGTAAGTCTTACCTTCCTGATTGGTTCTACTTGATTGATATACGAAGGATCATTTTTCAATCTATAGATTAGATCATTAACTTTTTGACCATTCGAGAAAACGGAACCAATGCTATCTTGAGAGAATAAAACAGTGTTAGGACTGACAGGCGATAACCCCCACGGATCCACCCACCCCAACGCATTCGGCGCATACTGATAAAGGTTAATTCCCCCCGCCAGCCCAATGGGGTCATAGGGACGATCCCGACGCCGTCGTACTTTTTATCGCACCTAACTCACTGATACCAATGGTTTTTTAAAGAGCACTTTTTATAGCATTAACACCACCTTAACCCGAACACCCCGACGCGCACTTTTGCCCCCGCACACGCTACCGCCACGCTGTGACTGCCCTGTCTGCCTGTGCCACATCATAGCAGCGGCGTCAGCCGCTGCCATTAGTCGTTTGCTGTTGAACCGGGGTTAGCGCGGCGCGAGCCGTTCCGCAGCTTGCTGTGGGACGGTGAAGCGTCTGCCGGGGGCGGGCTGGCGAAGCCCGCAGGAGAAGAGGTTGAACAGGGAGGCCCCCGGCGGGGGCCGCACGGGGCGGAGATGGCGAGCACGGGAACGAGCAAGGAGCCTGCGACTGCGAGCCGGGCGCAGCAAGTCGCAGCGGGGTTGGGGCGGGGGCGAGGTGAAGCCGTTTAACGCCGTGACGAAGGAACGGCTTCTGCTTTGGGGTTGACGTTGATGTTGGCCGAGCGTTGGCACAGATGCCTGCGCCGCCAGGGACGGCGGCCACGCCGTGGATGCCGAAGAACGCTTGCCGCTGCCGACAGCAGAGGGCGCAGCCCTGTGCGCCACACTGCACCACGAACCCGACCCCGGCGGCCAGCCGCTCACCGTGGCCGGGGCAGACCGCAGCGCGCCCTTGCGCTAGACGGCGCCGGAGTGCCGAGTCTGACCAAGGCAAGCGGTGCGCCACGGACGGCGCAGCGTTTGCCCTGCACCGTCCTGCGGCCTTGAAGGGAACGAGCTACTTTTTGCCACTGTCCCGTTTACGTCGGGCTGTCTGCTTCCGCTCTGCCGGATGCGTCTGTTCATGCACCTTCTGTAAGTGACCGATGGCAACCCGCGTATAGATTTGCGTCGTCTCCAGCTTCTCATGGCCAAGTATCGCCTGGATATGTCGCGTGTCAGCCCCGTTCTCCAGCATCTGCGTCGCCATACTGTGCCGGAACACATGGCACGCGCCCGGTTTATCCAGGTGACCCGTGCCCCGGATGGCCTTGCCCGCCATCTGCGTCAGCGTCGCCCGCGCCAGTCCTTTTCCTCTGTGGCTGATAAACAAGTGGCCGCTGTCATACCGTTTCGCCAGTTCAGGCCGGGCATGGTTCAGATAACGTACCAGCCACTTACACGCTCGTTCACCCAGCGGCACCACCCGGTCTTTATTGCCCTTGCCCTGACGCACCGCCATCACGCCCCGACTCAGGTCGATATCACTCAGCATCAGATTAGCGGCTTCTGTCCGGCGAACGCCCGTACTCCACAGCACTTCCAGTATCACCCGGTTACGCAGCCCGATAACGGTGCCGCTCTCCACCGACTGCAACACGCCGCCCGTTTCCTCCTCGCTCAGCACCTGCGCCGGTAAGCGTTTTTCCTCTTTCGGCAACGCCAGCATCTCCGCCGGGTTATACAGGATAACGTGACGCCTGAGCAGCCAGCGGAACAGCATGCGGATAGCCGACAGGCGGTTTAACTGACTGCCCGCCGTTAACGGTTTCCCGTCCGCTTTACGATAGCCCCGCAGCCAGCGCTGATACCCTTCCAGCACTGACAGACTTACTTGTGGTGCATGAAGCAACCCTCTGTCCTCGCACCATGCCACGAACGGCAACAGCCGCTCCCGGTAGCTCTCCATCGTGCGCCGGCTGTAGCCTGCCGCGCTCAGATGGTCGAGGTAGTCCGTCAGATGCTGGCGCAGCGTCTCGCTCTGGCGGCTAAGATAAGTGGCTTCGGGTGTCGGCGGTATCGGTCGTGTCATGGCGGCGCGTCCTGCGTGAGGATGAGAAGGGAACTACGGTACGACAGGTTTATTGCGTATCACCGGAACAGCGGTTTTACCGTTAACCCGACCGGATGACGCGGAAGCCTTGCGGGTACTGACTTTAACAGAGATGGCCTTATCCGACTGACTACCGACCACACCCCGACCTGAGGCCGACCGCTTTTCATTTACCCCCGACCGGACGGCGTCGTAGTTATCTTTCTCTGTCGTTTTTACTGTTTTAGCAGGCGCTTCTGGCACGTCGATAAGCCCGCACAGGTGCGCGTTATCGGTCTGTGCGTCTCCGTCGAACAGCAGTTCGTAGCAGAACGTCAGCCCGCGCTTGTGCAGCAGCAGGTATTCCAGTTCAACCAGTCGCGCAAGGTGGATTTTCAGTTGCGTATCACCCCACTGCACCGCATCCCGTAGCTGTTTGCGGGTAAAGTGAAGCTCCGTTTTCGGCTGGCCGCTGTCCGCTACCCAGCTCTGTATCAGCATCAGCAACTTCCGCGTCTGCGGCGGCATTTCGTCCAGCGTGCGGCCAAGGATTTCATGCGCTAACCGATTGGCCAGCACGATATCCGACCGTTCGACCTCGATATACTCGATAACCGCGCTACGGTGCTCCACCGTCTTCACCTCCCGCTGGTACTGGTGCAGCAGCGCGATGCTCTGTATCAGCGTCAGGTACTTCATATGGTCACGCCGCGTGCGGGTTTTGTCGCTCAGGAACGTTAACTGGCTGGCGAACGGGTTCACCACCTTTAACGGTTTCAGTAATCGCTGGGCATTCTGGTGCAGCCCGGTGAGATACCCTTTCTCGTTCTCCATCAACAACCCGTCCAGCGTTTGTTTATGCCGCTGCAACGCGTGGATAGCTTCGGTCTGTTCGCGGGATTCGTTCACCGTCAGCACCAGACAGCGGTTCAGCAACTCTTCATCCACGTCGATGGCCGTGGTGGTCAGCATCAGCATCACCGGGCCTTTCACCGTATATTGCTTCGTCACCAGATTGCCTGTGGCGTCATCCTTGCCCGTGCTGGCGATGGTTAGTTCACCATCTGACTGCAACAGCTTCAGCGCATACGCTGCTTGTCTGACGCCTTCTTCTTCGGCGATGGCGAGGATTTTATGCTGGAGATTGGTTTCACCCAGATAGAACAGGCTTTGTCCGGTCATGGCCGAGTATTGCAGCCGCTCTTCCGGCGGGATAAGGCCCAGCACCGCGTCCATTAAGCTGGATTTACCCGCCGCCGAACTGCTCTGTATCAGCACCGCCAACGGCTTGTCCAGCTTGCGCGATACCGCCGACAGATAACCGGCCAGCAGGTTGGTCGATTCGCCCACCACGCCGCAGGCCGCGAGGTCGTCCGTTATCCTGCCGGTAAGCGCCGGGTCGCGCAGCAACGCCAGCGCCTCCGCTTTGGCGTCGTCATCCAGTTCAGGAACGCTTTCACCGTGGGTTTCCGGTCGGCTCAGATGGTTTTCCAGTGCCAGCAGCACCCGCCCCAGCGACTGTTTCAGTGCGCTTTCAGCCAACCCTAACTCCGCCGCGGCCAGCCGCGCATAGCCCGCACGACTGCGGGCGCTCATCATGTCCACGCTGTCCGCGAACACCACGCCGCTGGCCGTGTCGAGTACCTGCGCGTTCACCTTGAGCGCCGCCGCGCCCGGTTTTACCTGCGCCATGCCCCGGATGCGCCATTGCTGCCCGGATAAGGTGATTTCAAGCTCACCACCCGGCAACGCCTCAAGCACCACGCCCGGTTCATCCGCCTGCGCCGCTCTCACCGCCTCAACCCCGGCGGCTAACGATGAGACGGGCAGCGTCGCTGCCTCTCTCTCCGGCAACGTGTCCGCCACGTCTGTGCCGGCCGCATCGTTCATCGGCACCGCGCCGTCGATTAACAGTCCGAACTCGCGTTCAGGCGCCGGACAGGGATGTCCCAGTGTCGCGGGCGCAGGATGCGCAGGAGCGACCTCCGCCACCTGACACAGATAGCCGTTGGCGTCCATTTCCGCCGGGAACACTACCCTGAACGGTGCGATGCCGTCAGCGGCTAACGATGAAGCCAGCCTGACCGCCGCGTCATTGCCCGCCGCATCGTTATCGAACGCTATCAGCACCTGTTTGACGCCGTGGCGGATAAACGCCTGCCGCATCTCATCCGTGAACCCGTTCACCCCATACGCCGCCGTCACGTTACGATAACCCGCCACCCAGAACGACATCGCATCGATGAGCGATTCACACAGGATGACCGTTTTACCCGCCGCTAACGCCGGCTCGTTCCACACCCCGCCGTGTGGCCCCGGCAGGTACAGATGCAGCGGCGTGCCTTTGCGTAACTCACTGCTGACCTTGCGCCCGTACAGTTCACGCATCTGACCATTCATATCGATAACCGGCACCACGAGCGACCCCGCCAGATGTTCATGACCGGATGAACGCAGTATTCCCAGCGCCTGCAACTGACCCCGGATAGCCGCGCCGTCTTTGAGTTTCTTTGCTGGCAGACGATACGCCAGCGTGCGGTTGGCGAACCCCAACTTAAAGGCAGCGACTAACTCAGGATGATTCAGGCGGCGCTTTTCCAGATAGGCGATGGCCTCCGGCGCGTTCAGCAGCGTGTGATGGTAGAACTCAACCACGCGGGAGAGCAGCGCCTGACGGCCCGCCTCATCCTCCGCGAACACCGCCGGTTCATCCTGACCGACCAGCGGCAGAACAGACGGATTCTCGCCCAGTTCGCCGCGCAGCCGTTCGACCGCCTTGCGCAGACTTAAGCGTTCCGTCTGCATCACCCAGTCCAGCACCGACCCGCCCGCATTGCAGCCGAAGCAGTGATAGAGATTCTTCTCCGGGCTGAGCACGCATGACGGCGTTTTCTCGTCATGGAACGGACACAGCACCACGAAGTCTTTACCGCGCTTAAACACCTGCCGCCCCTGCGAACGCACCACGCCCACTAACGGCACGGAGGCTTTCAGGTGCTGTAACTCGGAGTCGGGGATGCGGGCCATAAACGGATTTCCTTAAAAATGCGTCAAGATTTATTTTGATTCGACATGCGATACATTATATATTCGTATTACGATAGTAAAGCAAGTCGTTTTCAGAACACACCTTACACTTGGAGCACCTTATGGCTGACGTGATAGATGAGATTATGCAGACCGAAGAACAGCGCCGGGCGTTTGGTCAACGACTTAAGGCATTACGTAATCAGCAACGCAAGACACAGAAGGAAGTCGCCGCCCTGATTGGGTTACAGCTTTCCCAGTACAACAAGTATGAGTCGGGGATGCACATTCCCCCGGCAGACAAGCTCATTCAACTGGCCGAGTTGTTCACCACAACCATTGATTACCTGTTGCTTGGCTCGCACGACGAGCAGGCACCGATTAGGAACACGCGATTAATGGAACGGTTTAAAGCACTGGCTCAGTGCCAGCCGGAAGAGCAGGAGACAGTGATTAAGCTGATTGATGCGGTGATTGTGAAGCACCGGGTTGAGTCGGCGATACGTCCGGTTGATCAGGAGAAGGGCAGCTAGCAGCTAACGTAAACGATTTTTTTAGCGCGGGGTTGAAGTGCGCGAACACAACAACCCCGCTCACCACAACCAACTGACAAGGAGTTGACTATGGCTGACGCGCATTCTACGCCAGATACCACCATTTTTAAAATCTCTCAGCCGGAGCGCTATCAGCGTGTCGGCTACCGCCCCAACAGGGGCGACACCTCCACGCCCGCCATCAATATCAGCGGCAAGTGGCTACAGGAAGCCGGATTTAGCTCCGGGCAGCCGCTCAAGCTGCGTGTGATGCCTGGCTGCATCGTCATTACCGTGCAGGATTTACGGGAACTGTGGCACTGTCTTGAAGGACTCAGCCGGGAACCGTTCGATGAACGCGCCGCCGCCGACTGGCTTAACCGCTTTCCCGGCGGGTTGGATCTGGCGGGGATTACGAGTAGTGAATGACCGATAATTAAAAAGCCGGAAGGATCGTTGAGATCACTTCCGGCTTATTAAATTACAGCCTCTATTAATCAAATAATAAATATATTAAAGGGTCGTCACCAAATGATATTGAACCATAATTAATTGCCTTTATTGATAGCAAGAAATTATATCTAAGTTCATCAGATATGAGGTCTATTTTTTTCACTTCCAACAACAAATATTCATCTTTCTTGAGATGAATACTACTCATGCCATCTTCTGGATATCTAAGACTATTCAAGCAATCATTAAATGCATTAAAATTCATCCCGTAAAAATCAGGGAATCCAAATAATACTTTCATCGCATTATGAAAATCATCATCAGTTTTGATATAAGAAAAATCGATAGACAGCTTTTTTAACTTCATTACTTCCACCCCCAAGATTAATTTCTATAAAAGAATCATAGTGATCGTGGCTGTAATATGCTTGACCAGTTTTTTTATCAACAACAACACGTCTTGTTCCTCGATTACCCACCCCAGGCGTTCTTACTGTCCATTCTTGGTAAGGCCCACTACCTGTATTAAGACGTTGGCTATTAGGAGATATACGATAATTATTTTCAAAAGTTATGCCATCTCTAGCATGAGCCGGACGGTTTAACTTTATATTATCTATAGTATTTTGAAGTTCTCGCATTTCTTTCGGGGTCATATCATGTCCCCATTTATCTTTAATGGCAGCATGAGCCTGTTTTGGATTCTTAGCTGAATGAGTACATTTCAACCCCAACGGGTCGATCCACGTCAGCGGATTAGGAGCGTATTGGTAATTGTTTAATCCACCAAGTAGCCCTATCGGGTCATCGGGACGACTCCCTTGAACTTTTGGATCGTACTACCTGTTTCGACTGTAAGTTATCTTCATTTTTTCGTCGTAGTGTATGAAAAATCGCTAACGTTTATGCTATCTCTCATCCTATTGAGTATAATGGCATACGATTTCCGCTGTCTGATTATGAGGGTCATATGCAGCATCAATTATTCCCCAGTCTGCACTTACTGGCAAGATAATAGCTGTTCTTGAATTAAACCAAGTTCGAAGAGCTTTTGTGAGCTTGCCTTCTGGTCTTTTTTGCTGACCTGTAAATTTATGAGTTGGGGCACATAGCCAACTTTTTAATGAAGAACTGTCCAACGATGAACCATTAAAATTTATTACGACAGTTATTTTTTCATGACCGTGAATATCCTTTATATCAATTACTGTTCTATAATTAAATACTACACCATTTATCTTTGGAAACCATTCTTCCCATATAACATTTTGAGACAGAATCTCTTTCTTTTTCATATATGGCGAAAGAGATAATTTTTCACTTAACTCAAGAATTCCGTTATCACAATTAAAATTCATAATCACATTCCTAATAAAAAAGGCGAACCTATTGGTTCAAGTACTGTTTTATAATTTGATAAGAAAAATTGTGTTCCACCGCCTTGACCAAATATAGTGACATCTTGTGATAGCGCTTGCCCTGTTCCTGCAATTGCATCGCGTTTTACACGATAAGCTTGAATTTGACCTCGATAGCCGAAATCACGGTGTGGCAGCACCTGCAAACTTTCCCATAATTTCTGTCTGCTACCGCCAGCGGCATCAAGCGTCGCCTTATCAAAATAAAAGCCAGACTGTCCAGGCGCACCGCCGTAGACGATATCACCTTCTTTTAACATAGTGTTAGACCACGAGTCGCGTCCTTTATACGCACCATGACCTTGCCACTGCCTACCGAAAGCAGCCTGATTATGGTCATTTGCTTTCGTCGGTGCACATTTGGGTTTCAACCCCAACGGATCTATCCACGTCAGCGGATTCGGCGCATAAGCGTAGTTGTTTAATCCCCCCGCCAGCCCTATCGGGTCATCGGGACGATCCTGACGCCGTCGTACTTTTTAGCGCACTTAACCCATTGATGCAACATGCTTTTCAGACAGTGTTTTCGGCCTATTTAACATCACCGCAACCCGAACACCCCGACGCGCACTTTTACTCCCGCACACGCTACCGCCATGCTGTGACTGCCCTGTCTGCCTGTGCCACATCATAGCAGCGGCGTCAGCCGCTGCCATTAGTCGTTTGCTGTTGAACCGGGGTTAGCGCGGCGCGAGCCGTTCCGCAGCTTGCTGTGGGACGGTGAAGCGTCTGCCGGGGGCGGGCTGGCGAAGCCCGCAGGAGAAGAGGTTGAACAGGGAGGCCCCCGGCGGGGGCCGCACGGGGCGGAGATGGCGAGCACGGGAACGAGCAAGGAGCCTGCGACTGCGAGCCGGGCGCAGCAAGTCGCAGCGGGGTTGGGGCGGGGGCGAGGTGAAGCCGTTTAACGCCGTGACGAAGGAACGGCTTCTGCTTTGGGGTTGACGTTGATGTTGGCCGAGCGTTGGCACAGATGCCTGCGCCGCCAGGGACGGCGGCCACGCCGTGGATGCCGAAGAACGCTTGCCGCTGCCGACAGCAGAGGGCGCAGCCCTGTGCGCCACACTGCACCACGAACCCGACCCCGGCGGCCAGCCGCTCACCGTGGCCGGGGCAGACCGCAGCGCGCCCTTGCGCTAGACGGCGCCGGAGTGCCGAGTCTGACCAAGGCAAGCGGTGCGCCACGGACGGCGCAGCGTTTGCCCTGCACCGTCCTGCGGCCTTGAAGGGAACGAGCTACTTTTTGCCACTGTCCCGTTTACGTCGGGCTGTCTGCTTCCGCTCTGCCGGATGCGTCTGTTCATGCACCTTCTGTAAGTGACCGATGGCAACCCGCGTATAGATTTGCGTCGTCTCCAGCTTCTCATGGCCAAGTATCGCCTGGATATGTCGCGTGTCAGCCCCGTTCTCCAGCATCTGCGTCGCCATACTGTGCCGGAACACATGGCACGCGCCCGGTTTATCCAGGTGACCCGTGCCCCGGATGGCCTTGCCCGCCATCTGCGTCAGCGTCGCCCGCGCCAGTCCTTTTCCTCTGTGGCTGATAAACAAGTGGCCGCTGTCATACCGTTTCGCCAGTTCAGGCCGGGCATGGTTCAGATAACGTACCAGCCACTTACACGCTCGTTCACCCAGCGGCACCACCCGGTCTTTATTGCCCTTGCCCTGACGCACCGCCATCACGCCCCGACTCAGGTCGATATCACTCAGCATCAGATTAGCGGCTTCTGTCCGGCGAACGCCCGTACTCCACAGCACTTCCAGTATCACCCGGTTACGCAGCCCGATAACGGTGCCGCTCTCCACCGACTGCAACACGCCGCCCGTTTCCTCCTCGCTCAGCACCTGCGCCGGTAAGCGTTTTTCCTCTTTCGGCAACGCCAGCATCTCCGCCGGGTTATACAGGATAACGTGACGCCTGAGCAGCCAGCGGAACAGCATGCGGATAGCCGACAGGCGGTTTAACTGACTGCCCGCCGTTAACGGTTTCCCGTCCGCTTTACGATAGCCCCGCAGCCAGCGCTGATACCCTTCCAGCACTGACAGACTTACTTGTGGTGCATGAAGCAACCCTCTGTCCTCGCACCATGCCACGAACGGCAACAGCCGCTCCCGGTAGCTCTCCATCGTGCGCCGGCTGTAGCCTGCCGCGCTCAGATGGTCGAGGTAGTCCGTCAGATGCTGGCGCAGCGTCTCGCTCTGGCGGCTAAGATAAGTGGCTTCGGGTGTCGGCGGTATCGGTCGTGTCATGGCGGCGCGTCCTGCGTGAGGATGAGAAGGGAACTACGGTACGACAGGTTTATTGCGTATCACCGGAACAGCGGTTTTACCGTTAACCCGACCGGATGACGCGGAAGCCTTGCGGGTACTGACTTTAACAGAGATGGCCTTATCCGACTGACTACCGACCACACCCCGACCTGAGGCCGACCGCTTTTCATTTACCCCCGACCGGACGGCGTCGTAGTTATCTTTCTCTGTCGTTTTTACTGTTTTAGCAGGCGCTTCTGGCACGTCGATAAGCCCGCACAGGTGCGCGTTATCGGTCTGTGCGTCTCCGTCGAACAGCAGTTCGTAGCAGAACGTCAGCCCGCGCTTGTGCAGCAGCAGGTATTCCAGTTCAACCAGTCGCGCAAGGTGGATTTTCAGTTGCGTATCACCCCACTGCACCGCATCCCGTAGCTGTTTGCGGGTAAAGTGAAGCTCCGTTTTCGGCTGGCCGCTGTCCGCTACCCAGCTCTGTATCAGCATCAGCAACTTCCGCGTCTGCGGCGGCATTTCGTCCAGCGTGCGGCCAAGGATTTCATGCGCTAACCGATTGGCCAGCACGATATCCGACCGTTCGACCTCGATATACTCGATAACCGCGCTACGGTGCTCCACCGTCTTCACCTCCCGCTGGTACTGGTGCAGCAGCGCGATGCTCTGTATCAGCGTCAGGTACTTCATATGGTCACGCCGCGTGCGGGTTTTGTCGCTCAGGAACGTTAACTGGCTGGCGAACGGGTTC
This window encodes:
- the xerC gene encoding site-specific tyrosine recombinase XerC: MTRPIPPTPEATYLSRQSETLRQHLTDYLDHLSAAGYSRRTMESYRERLLPFVAWCEDRGLLHAPQVSLSVLEGYQRWLRGYRKADGKPLTAGSQLNRLSAIRMLFRWLLRRHVILYNPAEMLALPKEEKRLPAQVLSEEETGGVLQSVESGTVIGLRNRVILEVLWSTGVRRTEAANLMLSDIDLSRGVMAVRQGKGNKDRVVPLGERACKWLVRYLNHARPELAKRYDSGHLFISHRGKGLARATLTQMAGKAIRGTGHLDKPGACHVFRHSMATQMLENGADTRHIQAILGHEKLETTQIYTRVAIGHLQKVHEQTHPAERKQTARRKRDSGKK
- a CDS encoding DNA primase, with protein sequence MARIPDSELQHLKASVPLVGVVRSQGRQVFKRGKDFVVLCPFHDEKTPSCVLSPEKNLYHCFGCNAGGSVLDWVMQTERLSLRKAVERLRGELGENPSVLPLVGQDEPAVFAEDEAGRQALLSRVVEFYHHTLLNAPEAIAYLEKRRLNHPELVAAFKLGFANRTLAYRLPAKKLKDGAAIRGQLQALGILRSSGHEHLAGSLVVPVIDMNGQMRELYGRKVSSELRKGTPLHLYLPGPHGGVWNEPALAAGKTVILCESLIDAMSFWVAGYRNVTAAYGVNGFTDEMRQAFIRHGVKQVLIAFDNDAAGNDAAVRLASSLAADGIAPFRVVFPAEMDANGYLCQVAEVAPAHPAPATLGHPCPAPEREFGLLIDGAVPMNDAAGTDVADTLPEREAATLPVSSLAAGVEAVRAAQADEPGVVLEALPGGELEITLSGQQWRIRGMAQVKPGAAALKVNAQVLDTASGVVFADSVDMMSARSRAGYARLAAAELGLAESALKQSLGRVLLALENHLSRPETHGESVPELDDDAKAEALALLRDPALTGRITDDLAACGVVGESTNLLAGYLSAVSRKLDKPLAVLIQSSSAAGKSSLMDAVLGLIPPEERLQYSAMTGQSLFYLGETNLQHKILAIAEEEGVRQAAYALKLLQSDGELTIASTGKDDATGNLVTKQYTVKGPVMLMLTTTAIDVDEELLNRCLVLTVNESREQTEAIHALQRHKQTLDGLLMENEKGYLTGLHQNAQRLLKPLKVVNPFASQLTFLSDKTRTRRDHMKYLTLIQSIALLHQYQREVKTVEHRSAVIEYIEVERSDIVLANRLAHEILGRTLDEMPPQTRKLLMLIQSWVADSGQPKTELHFTRKQLRDAVQWGDTQLKIHLARLVELEYLLLHKRGLTFCYELLFDGDAQTDNAHLCGLIDVPEAPAKTVKTTEKDNYDAVRSGVNEKRSASGRGVVGSQSDKAISVKVSTRKASASSGRVNGKTAVPVIRNKPVVP
- a CDS encoding helix-turn-helix domain-containing protein; the encoded protein is MADVIDEIMQTEEQRRAFGQRLKALRNQQRKTQKEVAALIGLQLSQYNKYESGMHIPPADKLIQLAELFTTTIDYLLLGSHDEQAPIRNTRLMERFKALAQCQPEEQETVIKLIDAVIVKHRVESAIRPVDQEKGS
- a CDS encoding ribonuclease domain-containing protein; translation: MGLKCTHSAKNPKQAHAAIKDKWGHDMTPKEMRELQNTIDNIKLNRPAHARDGITFENNYRISPNSQRLNTGSGPYQEWTVRTPGVGNRGTRRVVVDKKTGQAYYSHDHYDSFIEINLGGGSNEVKKAVYRFFLYQN
- a CDS encoding SymE family type I addiction module toxin, whose product is MADAHSTPDTTIFKISQPERYQRVGYRPNRGDTSTPAINISGKWLQEAGFSSGQPLKLRVMPGCIVITVQDLRELWHCLEGLSREPFDERAAADWLNRFPGGLDLAGITSSE
- a CDS encoding barstar family protein; this translates as MKLKKLSIDFSYIKTDDDFHNAMKVLFGFPDFYGMNFNAFNDCLNSLRYPEDGMSSIHLKKDEYLLLEVKKIDLISDELRYNFLLSIKAINYGSISFGDDPLIYLLFD
- a CDS encoding SymE family type I addiction module toxin — encoded protein: MAEMHSKSDSVLNKAAKTERYYTVGYATQNGRPNPPSAINLKGRWLEESGFMTGMPITVTVEWGRIVIESEINL